The Amycolatopsis sp. NBC_01480 genome segment GGCGGCCACCACGGAGAACCCGTCGTTCTCGGTGGTTTCGCCGCTGCTGTCGCGCTCGCTGGTCCTGCAACTGCGGCCGTTGACCGACGAGGACATCGTGCGGCTGCTGGAGCGCGCGCTGTCCGACGAGCGTGGCCTCGGCGGCGAGCTGGCCCTCACGGACGAGGCGCGCGACCACCTGGTGCGCCTCGCGGGCGGCGACGCGCGGCGGGCGCTCACCGCGCTGGAGGCGGCAGCCGACGCCGCGAGCGCCACCGAGCACAAGACCATCGACCTGCCCATCGTCGAGTCCACTGTGGACAAAGCGGCGGTGCGCTACGACCGCGACGGCGACCAGCACTACGACGTGATCAGCGCGTTCATCAAGTCGATCCGCGGCTCCGACGTGGATGCCGCGCTGCACTACCTGGCCCGGATGATCGAAGCGGGGGAGGACCCGCGGTTCCTCGCCCGCCGGCTCGTGGTGCACGCGAGCGAGGACATCGGCATGGCCGACCCGACGGCGCTGCAGGCGGCCGTCGCGGCCTCGCACGCCGTGCAGTTCATCGGCATGCCAGAGGGCCGTCTCGCGCTCGCGCAGGCCACCATCCACCTGGCCACCGCCCCGAAGTCCAACGCCGTGGTCACCGCGATCGACTCGGCCCTGGCCGATGTCCGCTCAGGCGCGATCGGCACCGTCCCCCCACACCTGCGCGACGGGCACTACGCGGGCGCGAAAAAACTCGGCAACGCCGAGGGCTACCGCTACCCGCACAGCGTGCCCGAGGGCGTGCTGACCCAGCAGTATCCCCCGGACGAACTGGTAGGCCGCGACTACTACGAACCCACCCAACGCGGCGGCGAACGTCCCTTGGCCGAGCGCGTCCCGCGGTTGCGGCGCACCATCCGGGGTGAGCGCCAGTAAGTTCTTGTTGCGGCTGTGGCACACCGCCCGCGGCGAGCGCCAGTAGTTCCCGCGGGCTGAAACTTCCGTGAGCGTCGCCACGTTCTCCCGTAGAACGGTGGTTGCGGGAATGCGCGGCCCGCCGGCTCGGGTTGTTGCGTGGCAACCGGGGTCGGCGCGAAGGGGACTTCGGTGCGAGGGGGAGTGATGACGCTTCTGACGGTGTGGCCGGACGACCAGCCCGGGCACGTGCTGCTGCGGACCGAGGACACGGGGACGATCACGGTCGAGTTGAAGCGGCACGGCGTCGGGTTCGCCCGCTGGCCACTGGCCGGCCTGGCTGCGGACGCCGGCGAGGCCGAAGTACTGGCCGGCTACCGCGACCACCTCGACGGCCTCACCGCCGCCGTCGGCTACCACTCGGTGGACGTAGTCCGCGGCGACACCCCACCGGCCGTCGCCGAACGCAGCTCCGGCACCGACGAGGACCGTTTCTTCGTGAGCGGCTCGGCGGTCTGGTACGTGCACGCGGGCCGCTGGGTGCACGCCGTCCTGTGCGAGCCGGGCGACCTCCTGACCATCCCGGCCCACACCCGCCACTGGCACGACGGCGGCGAACGTCCCGGCCACGTCACCATCCGCGTCCGCCACCCGGCCCCAGCCACCACCGCCCCACCCGAGTCCTCGCTCCACCCATCTGATTTCCCTGGCTTCGACGCACTGGTCGCCGACCGCGCCACAGGCTGGCCCGCCCTCACTCGCTGATCCACACACCGCGGCCTTGCCCTTCGGCGCCGAAGGGCCCTGAAGGCCACCATGAGAGACCTGGATGCCCTGAAGGCCACCTTCAGGGACGTGCGTGCCCTCATGGTGGCCTTCAGGGACCTGGATGCCCTCATGGTGGCCTTCAGAGACTTCGTGGCCAGGAAATGGCTGAGCCGCACGGTGAACGGCCGGCTGCGGAGCGGGTCGGGCAGGGGCACGATGGAGGGCATGACCACAGTCGCTTTCCTGGGCACCGGGATCATGGGCCTGCCGATGGCCGCCAACCTCGCCCGTGCCGGGCACGACGTGCGGGCGTGGAACCGCACTCGCGCCAAGGCCGAGCCGCTTGCCGCGGAGGGGGCGACCGTTGTCGCGTCGCCAGGGGAGGCGGTGGCTGGGGCCGATGTCGTCGTCACGATGCTCGCGGACGGTCCGACGGTCGCCGAGGTCTTCGCTGCCGCCGGCGTCGCGCCGGGGACTCTGTGGTTGCAGACCAGCACCGTCGGGATCGAGTGGGCCGGGAAGCTCGCCGAGGCGGCGGAACGGGCGGGCGTCGTTTTCGTCGACTGTCCCGTGATGGGCACCAAGATCCCGGCCGAACAAGCAAAACTGCAAGTCCTCGCCGCCGGCCCGGACGACGCCCGCGAACAGGCCACGACGGTCTTCGACGCCATCGCCTCGACCACCCGCTGGCTCGGCTCGGCCCCCGGCACCGCCTCCCGGCTCAAGCTCGTGATGAACGGCTGGGTCCTCGCCCTGACCAACGCCACCGCGGAAAGCCTCGCGCTCGCCAATGCGCTCGACCTCGACCCGTCGCTGTTCTTCGACGTGATGACCGGCACGGGCTTCGACGTCGGCTACTCGCGCATGAAAGGCCCCCTCATGCTTTCCGGCGACTACCCGGCGTCATTCCCGGCTTCGCTGGCCGCCAAGGACGCGCGCCTGGTGGTGGAAGCCGCCGGCGACACGATCGACGTCGCGGGCGCGAAGGCCGCGCTGGCCCACCTCGAAACGGCCATCGCCGCCGGGCACGGCGAGGAGGACATGGCCGTGCTCTACCGCGCCGTCACGAAGGAAGACCAGTAGGCCGCAGCCGCAGCCGCCACCGGACCGGCTGTCCACAGTGGTCCGGCCAGGCACCGCCAGACCCGGCAAGCCCGCCGCCAGGGGGGCGGGGTCCAGCGAGGCCCGCGGCAAGCTCGGGCGAGGCGCCGCAAGACGCGGCAAGCCCGCTGGGGCCCGGCCCGGTCCGGCAGGGCCCCGGGCCGAGGCCCGGCGGGGAGCTGGGCCTCGGCCCGGCAAGGGCCCGGGCGAGGTCCGGCAGGGGGTCGGGGCGAAGGCCTGGCGAGACCAGCCCAAGGTCCGGAAAGGCCCCAGCCCAAGGTCCGGCAACCCCCTCCACACCCCCGCCGCGAGACCCCTCCCGCCCCCACCAGCAACCAGCACCTCCCCGGCGATCAACCGATCCCTTTTCGCCCACGACGCCCAGTCCCGCCGCAGGTCGGGAACGGGCTGGCTGCGCTGAGTGACCGACGGGCGGGGCGACACCGCCGAACGGCTGGCCAGGCGGTAACCTCACTGGCACCGAAGACCGCGCAACCCCCGAGGAGGGCCCGTGTCGGCAGGGCAGATCGCCGCGCTGATCGCCGCAGGAGCATTCGTAGTGCTGGTCTTGCTGCTGGCGATCCCGCTGCTCAAGCTCGGCCGCACGCTGGACGAGGCGACCATCGCCATCCGGAAGGCCCACGAGAGCAGCGACCCGATCCTGCTGGGCGCGAACGAGACCATCACGCACGTGAACACCCAGCTCGAGCGCGTGGACGGGATCACCGCGAACGCGCAGGCCGTGACCGGCAACGTTTCGGCGTTGTCGTCGGTGTTCACCGCGACGCTCGGCGGCCCGCTGGTGAAGGTCGCGGCGCTGTCCTACGGGCTGAGCAAGGCGGTCCGCGCGCGGCGCCGGAAGCAGGAAGCCAAGGCCGCGGCCCCGGCCCGCCGGAGGAAGAAGTGAAGCGGCTGTTCTGGCTCGGCGTCGGCGTGGTGACCGGGGTCGTGCTGTCCCGCAAGGCGGCCGAAACGGCTCGTCAGGCCACTCCGGCCGGGTTAGCATCGAACCTGGGCGACGCCGTGCGCGAGCTGGCCGGCGCCGTCGGCTCGTTCGGCGCCGAGGTGCGCGCCGGGATGAGCGAGCGGGAACAGGAGCTGCACGACATGGTCGAGGAACGGTCCGGAGTCGTTGCGCCGCAAGGTGCCGCGGGCCGGCACGCCGCCGCCCAGCGGCCCGCCCGGCGAGCTCGCCGGGCGGAGGGCTGACCTCGTCGCGTCCCCGCGCGAGAGCGGCGCCCTCCGCCGTCGCCGCCTCCCCGTCTATCGGCGTGGTGCGTCCGCTCGGACCCGCGCCCCCAGTACAAGGAATGACCCGTGGACACACACGAAATCACCGATCGCTTCCTGCGCCATTTCGAGGGCAGGGGCCACACCCGCGTGCCCAGCGCGCCGCTGATCCTCGACGATCCGAACCTGCTGTTCGTCAACGCGGGCATGGTGCAGTTCAAGCCCTACTTCCTCGGTGAGGCCCCGCCGCCGTACCCGCGCGCGACCAGCGTGCAGAAGTGCGTGCGCACGCCGGACATCGACGAGGTCGGCAAGACCACCCGGCACAACACGTTCTTCCAGATGGCCGGCAACTTCTCCTTCGGCGATTACTTCAAGGAAGGCGCGATCGCCAACGCTTGGGAGCTGATCACCAAGTCCCAGGACGACGGCGGCTTCGGCCTCGACCCGGACCGGATCTGGGCGACCGTCTACGAGGGCGACGCCGAGGCGGCCGGGCTGTGGCGCAAGCTCACCGGCCTGCCGGGCGAGCGCATCCAGGTCCGCGACGGCAAGGACAACTACTGGGACATGGGCGTGCCCGGCCCCGGCGGCCCCTGCTCGGAGATCTACTACGACCGCGGCCCGGCGTACGGCCGCGAGGGCGGCCCGGTGGCCGACGAGGACCGCTACATCGAGATCTGGAACCTCGTGTTCATGCAGGACGTCCGCGGCGAGCAGAGCCCGAAGCTGGGCTTCCCGCCGGTCGGCGAGCTGCCGAAGAAGAACATCGACACGGGCATGGGCGTCGAGCGCGTCGCGACGATCCTGCAGGGCGTCGAGAACGTCTACGAGACCGACCTGGTGCGCCCGGTGATCGGCCGCGCCGAGGAGTTCTCCGGCCGCCGCTACGGCGCGAACCACGCCGACGACGTCCGCTTCCGCGTGATCGCCGACCACGCCCGCACCGGCGTCATGCTGATCGGCGACGGCGTCACCCCGGGCAACGACGGCCGCGGCTACGTGCTGCGCCGGCTGCTGCGCCGCATCGTCCGCTCCACCCGCCTGCTGGGCGTGCAGGAGCCGGTGCTGCAGGCGTTCGCCGAGGTCGTGCGCGACACCATGGGCCCGACCTACTCCGAGCTGGTCAGCGGCTTCGACCGGATCTCCGAGGTCGTGCGCGTGGAGGAGGAGGCGTTCCTCGCCACCCTGACCAGCGGCTCGCGCATCTTCGACCTCGCCGCGGCCGAGACCAAGCGCGACGGCGGCGACGTGCTGGCCGGGGACAAGGCGTTCCAGCTGCACGACACCTACGGCTTCCCGATCGACCTGACCCTCGAGATGGCGTCCGAGCAGGGCCTGAGCGTCGACGAGGCGGGCTTCCGCACGCTGATGGACGAGCAACGCAAGCGCGCGAAGGCCGACGCGGCGACGCGCAAGAGCGGCCACGGCGACCTGTCCGAGTACCGCAAGGTGCTGGAGCAGCACGGCGAAACCGAGTTCCTGGGCTACACCGAGCTGCAGGCGTCCGCGAAGGTCGTCGGCCTGCTCGAGGACGGCCTGCCGGTGCGCAGCGTCGCCGAGGGCCACAAGGCCGAGCTGGTGCTCGACCGCACGCCGTTCTACGCCGAGAGCGGCGGCCAGGTCGCCGACACCGGCGTGCTGATCGGCGACGGCGTCGAGCTGAAGGTGCTCGACGTGCAGAAGATCGTGCCGGGCCTGTTCGTGCACCGCGTGGAGGTCGTCGCGGGCGAGGTCGGGCTGGACACGGAGGTCACCGGCTCGGTCGACGGGCACCGGCGGCTCTCGATCGAGCGCTCGCACTCCGCGACGCACCTGGTGCACGCGGCCGTGCGCGGCGCGTACGGCAAGCGCGCTGCGCAGGCCGGCTCGCTGAACTCGCCGGGCCGGATGCGCTTCGACTTCACCACGCCCGGCGCGGTTTCGGCCGACATCCTCACCGAGGTCGAGGAGGAGGTCAACGAGTACCTCCAGACCGACGTCGAGGTCCAGAACTACGTCACCACCAAGGACAAGGCGCTCGAGCTGGGCGCGGTCGCGCTGTTCGGCGAGAAGTACGGCAACGACGTGCGCGTGGTCGACATGGGCGACTACTCGCGTGAGCTGTGCGGCGGCACGCACGTGGACCGCATCGGCCAGCTCGGCCTGGTGAAGCTGGTGTCGGACTCCTCGATCGGCTCCGGCGTGCACCGCGTCGAGGCGCTGGTGGGGCCGGACGCGCTGAAGTACGTCCGCAAGGAGCAGCTGCTCGTTTCGCAGCTGGCGAACACCTTCAAGGTGCCTTCGGACCAGCTGCCCTCGCGCATCGAGGACGTGCTGACCCGGCTGAAGAACGCGGAGAAGGAGATCGAGCAGCTGCGCACGCAGCAGGTGCTCGGCTCGGCCGGCGCGCTCGCGGACAAGGCCCAGGACGCGGGCGGCGTCTCGGTGGTCGCCGAGGTCGTGCCCGACGTGGACGGCAACGGCCTGCGCGCACTGGCCTCCGACATCCGCGGCCGGCTCGGCGAGCGGCCCGGGGTGGTGGCGCTGTTCGCGCCGTCCGGCGACAAGGTCGCGTTCGTCGTGGCCACCACGGCGGCGGCGCGCGACAAGGGCATCGCCGCGGGCAAGCTCGTGCCGTCGTTCGCCGGTGCCATCGGCGGACGTGGCGGCGGCAAGCCCGACATGGCCCAGGGTGGCGGCAGCAACCCGGGCGGGGCGCAGGCGGCCGTGACGGCCCTGCGCGCGGCGGTCGCCGACGTTGCCCAGTAGACCCCAGCGGGGCCCGGATCGGCCGGATGCGTCCGGTCCGGGCCGGGGCAGGCGGCTCGGGGTCGATGTCGGCTCTGTCCGGGTAGGGGTGGCGCTCAGCGATCCCGCCCCCATTCTCGCGAGCCCGCTCGTTACCCTCTCCCGTGATGCGAAGGACGACAGCGATCTGGACCGGCTTGCCGAACTCGTCACCGAACACGAGGTGGTCGAGGTGATTGTGGGCCTCCCGAGGACGTTGGCGAACCGGCAGGGACCGGCCGCGCAGATTGCCGTGGAGTACGCGGACAAGCTGGCGGCGCGGCTCGGCGACGTGCCGGTGCGCCTCGGCGACGAGCGGTTGACGACGGTCACCGCGTCCCGGATGCTCTCCCAGCGGGGGGTCAAGGGACGTAAGCAGCGAGCGGTGGTCGACCAGGCCGCCGCCGTCGAGATCCTGCAGGCCTGGCTCGACGCCGCCGCCGCGCAGCGCGCCCGGAAAGGCGAGTCATGACCGAGCCCCGCGGTCCCGAGGAAGAACGCGGCCGCCGTCGGCTGCGCGGCACCGAGCCGCCCGCCGGCGACGCCCCCCGTCGCGCCCGCCGCACGCCGCCGCGCCCGTCGGGATCCCACGAGCTGCCCCCGCCGCCGGCACGCCCGCGCCGCGGCCAGCCCGCCGAGCCGTACGACGCCGCGCCGCCCGCCGCGAGGCCTCCTCGCCGCCGCCGCGAGGAGGCCGACGAGCTGCCTCCGCAGCCGTCCCAGCCTCCGCCGGGCCGACGCCGTCGTCGCGAGGAGCCTGCTCTGCCTCCTGCGGATGCGGCTCCTGCACCGGGTCGCCGTCGTCGTGAGGACGCCGAGCTGCCGGACGTGCCGCCGTCGCCGGGCCGTCGCCGTCGTAGCGACGCCGCGGATCTGCCTCCGTCGGATGCGCCCGGTCGCCGCCGTGCGGACGCGCCGGACTTGCCTCCGCCCGACGGTCCTGCCCCGGTAGGCCGTCGTCGTGCTGATGCCGATGTGCCGCCTGCTCCGGGACGTCGCCGTCGTGACGAGCTCCCTCAGCCGTCGGGCGACCCCCTTGCTGACGCGCCGTCGCCGCGTCGCCGCCGTCGTGCCGACACCGGCGATGTGCCGCTGCCCGGTGAGGCGCCGCCCGCCGGACGTCGTCGCCGCGCCGACGCCGGTGACCCGCCGCCTGGGGACCCGCGCCTGGCCGCCGGTCCGCCGCCGCGCCGTCGCGATCCCGGTGACCCCTCGATGCCGCCGGACCCGAGGCTGCGTCGCGATCCTGGCGAGCCTTCGATGCCGCCGGACCCGCGGTTTGCCGGTCCCGTCGACGGCTCGATGCCACCCGACCCACGACTGAACCGCGGTGGCGATCCGTCGATGCCGCCGGACCCGCGGCTGCGCCGTGACCCTGGTGACCCCTCGATGCCGCCCGACCCGCGGTTCGCCGGGCCGGTGGACGGTTCCATGCCGCCGGACCCGAGGTTCACCCCGCCGCGACGGCGCCGTCCCGAGCCGCCGCGGCCGGTGGAGAACCCGACCGACGTCATCCCCGCCGTCTCCGAGCCGGAGTCCGTTCCGGCGGAGCACGGCACGCAGATCGACGGCCTCTTCGGCGACGACGAAGAGTACGAAGGCGAGTACGACGACTACGAGGACTACGAGGACGAGTACGAGGAAGACGAGGAGTCGCACGAGGAACCGGCCGAGGAGAAGCCCGGCCGCGGCAAAAAGGCCAAGGCCAAGCGCAAGGGCCGCAAGCGCAAGCGGGCACTCGGCTGGGTCGCGGCCCTGACCGTGCTCGTGCTGCTCGCCGGCGGCGCCTGGTTCGGCTACCAGAAGATCTTCGGCTACGCGGACTACGACGGCTCCGGTGAGGGCAGCACCCTCGTCCAGATCGACGACGGCGACACCACGACCGCGATCGGCACGAAGCTGACCGACGCCGGGGTGGTCGCGAGCGCCAAGGCGTTTGTCAAGGCCGGCGCGGACAACACCGCGCTCAACCGCATCCAGCACGGCTACTACGTGCTCAAGCAGCACATGTCGGGCGCGAGCGCGGTGGAGATGATCACCGCGCCGTCGTCGCAGGTCGGCCGGCTGGAGATCCGCCCGTACACGCAGTTCGACGACATCAAGCAGCCCGGCGGCAAGGTCACCCCGGGTGTGTTCAGCCTGATGTCGAAGGCCTCCTGCGCGGACCTGAACGGCAAGAACACCTGCATCTCGGTCGACGAGCTGCGCAAGACCGTGGCGAACGGCGACCTCAAGGCGTTCGGCGTGCCGGACTGGGCGCTGGAGCCCGCGGACAAGGCGCTGAGCAAGGACAAGCGCCTCGAAGGCCTGATCGCGGCCGGCGTCTACGACGTCAAGCCCGGCTGGACCGCGACCGAGCTGATCACCAACCTGGTGCACCAGTCGGCCGACGCGCTCCAGGCCGCGGGGCTGACCGCGCAGAAGGCCGGGCCGGGCATGACGCCGTACCAGACGCTGATCATCGCGTCGCTGGTCGAGCGCGAGGCGGTGAAGTCCGACTTCGGCAAGATCTCGCGGGTCATCTACAACCGGCTCGCCCAGA includes the following:
- a CDS encoding replication-associated recombination protein A, which encodes MAAQDELFTVNPDVGPPPEPTGSNRVEPQADPASSPLAVRMRPRTLDEVVGQQHLLREGAPLRRLVEGAAPASVLLYGPPGTGKTTLANLVSIATGRRFVAMSALSAGVKEVRGVIEEARRRRSYNAENTVLFIDEVHRFSKTQQDALLGAVEDRTVLLVAATTENPSFSVVSPLLSRSLVLQLRPLTDEDIVRLLERALSDERGLGGELALTDEARDHLVRLAGGDARRALTALEAAADAASATEHKTIDLPIVESTVDKAAVRYDRDGDQHYDVISAFIKSIRGSDVDAALHYLARMIEAGEDPRFLARRLVVHASEDIGMADPTALQAAVAASHAVQFIGMPEGRLALAQATIHLATAPKSNAVVTAIDSALADVRSGAIGTVPPHLRDGHYAGAKKLGNAEGYRYPHSVPEGVLTQQYPPDELVGRDYYEPTQRGGERPLAERVPRLRRTIRGERQ
- a CDS encoding cupin; translation: MTLLTVWPDDQPGHVLLRTEDTGTITVELKRHGVGFARWPLAGLAADAGEAEVLAGYRDHLDGLTAAVGYHSVDVVRGDTPPAVAERSSGTDEDRFFVSGSAVWYVHAGRWVHAVLCEPGDLLTIPAHTRHWHDGGERPGHVTIRVRHPAPATTAPPESSLHPSDFPGFDALVADRATGWPALTR
- a CDS encoding NAD(P)-dependent oxidoreductase; translation: MTTVAFLGTGIMGLPMAANLARAGHDVRAWNRTRAKAEPLAAEGATVVASPGEAVAGADVVVTMLADGPTVAEVFAAAGVAPGTLWLQTSTVGIEWAGKLAEAAERAGVVFVDCPVMGTKIPAEQAKLQVLAAGPDDAREQATTVFDAIASTTRWLGSAPGTASRLKLVMNGWVLALTNATAESLALANALDLDPSLFFDVMTGTGFDVGYSRMKGPLMLSGDYPASFPASLAAKDARLVVEAAGDTIDVAGAKAALAHLETAIAAGHGEEDMAVLYRAVTKEDQ
- a CDS encoding DUF948 domain-containing protein, producing MSAGQIAALIAAGAFVVLVLLLAIPLLKLGRTLDEATIAIRKAHESSDPILLGANETITHVNTQLERVDGITANAQAVTGNVSALSSVFTATLGGPLVKVAALSYGLSKAVRARRRKQEAKAAAPARRRKK
- the alaS gene encoding alanine--tRNA ligase yields the protein MDTHEITDRFLRHFEGRGHTRVPSAPLILDDPNLLFVNAGMVQFKPYFLGEAPPPYPRATSVQKCVRTPDIDEVGKTTRHNTFFQMAGNFSFGDYFKEGAIANAWELITKSQDDGGFGLDPDRIWATVYEGDAEAAGLWRKLTGLPGERIQVRDGKDNYWDMGVPGPGGPCSEIYYDRGPAYGREGGPVADEDRYIEIWNLVFMQDVRGEQSPKLGFPPVGELPKKNIDTGMGVERVATILQGVENVYETDLVRPVIGRAEEFSGRRYGANHADDVRFRVIADHARTGVMLIGDGVTPGNDGRGYVLRRLLRRIVRSTRLLGVQEPVLQAFAEVVRDTMGPTYSELVSGFDRISEVVRVEEEAFLATLTSGSRIFDLAAAETKRDGGDVLAGDKAFQLHDTYGFPIDLTLEMASEQGLSVDEAGFRTLMDEQRKRAKADAATRKSGHGDLSEYRKVLEQHGETEFLGYTELQASAKVVGLLEDGLPVRSVAEGHKAELVLDRTPFYAESGGQVADTGVLIGDGVELKVLDVQKIVPGLFVHRVEVVAGEVGLDTEVTGSVDGHRRLSIERSHSATHLVHAAVRGAYGKRAAQAGSLNSPGRMRFDFTTPGAVSADILTEVEEEVNEYLQTDVEVQNYVTTKDKALELGAVALFGEKYGNDVRVVDMGDYSRELCGGTHVDRIGQLGLVKLVSDSSIGSGVHRVEALVGPDALKYVRKEQLLVSQLANTFKVPSDQLPSRIEDVLTRLKNAEKEIEQLRTQQVLGSAGALADKAQDAGGVSVVAEVVPDVDGNGLRALASDIRGRLGERPGVVALFAPSGDKVAFVVATTAAARDKGIAAGKLVPSFAGAIGGRGGGKPDMAQGGGSNPGGAQAAVTALRAAVADVAQ
- the ruvX gene encoding Holliday junction resolvase RuvX, whose protein sequence is MPSRPQRGPDRPDASGPGRGRRLGVDVGSVRVGVALSDPAPILASPLVTLSRDAKDDSDLDRLAELVTEHEVVEVIVGLPRTLANRQGPAAQIAVEYADKLAARLGDVPVRLGDERLTTVTASRMLSQRGVKGRKQRAVVDQAAAVEILQAWLDAAAAQRARKGES
- the mltG gene encoding endolytic transglycosylase MltG; the encoded protein is MTEPRGPEEERGRRRLRGTEPPAGDAPRRARRTPPRPSGSHELPPPPARPRRGQPAEPYDAAPPAARPPRRRREEADELPPQPSQPPPGRRRRREEPALPPADAAPAPGRRRREDAELPDVPPSPGRRRRSDAADLPPSDAPGRRRADAPDLPPPDGPAPVGRRRADADVPPAPGRRRRDELPQPSGDPLADAPSPRRRRRADTGDVPLPGEAPPAGRRRRADAGDPPPGDPRLAAGPPPRRRDPGDPSMPPDPRLRRDPGEPSMPPDPRFAGPVDGSMPPDPRLNRGGDPSMPPDPRLRRDPGDPSMPPDPRFAGPVDGSMPPDPRFTPPRRRRPEPPRPVENPTDVIPAVSEPESVPAEHGTQIDGLFGDDEEYEGEYDDYEDYEDEYEEDEESHEEPAEEKPGRGKKAKAKRKGRKRKRALGWVAALTVLVLLAGGAWFGYQKIFGYADYDGSGEGSTLVQIDDGDTTTAIGTKLTDAGVVASAKAFVKAGADNTALNRIQHGYYVLKQHMSGASAVEMITAPSSQVGRLEIRPYTQFDDIKQPGGKVTPGVFSLMSKASCADLNGKNTCISVDELRKTVANGDLKAFGVPDWALEPADKALSKDKRLEGLIAAGVYDVKPGWTATELITNLVHQSADALQAAGLTAQKAGPGMTPYQTLIIASLVEREAVKSDFGKISRVIYNRLAQKARLQLDSTVNYPLDQPTLKTSDEDRNRPGPYNTYTMTGLTPTPIAVPSTDAIAVALNPPPGDWMYFVKCEANGQSCFAVTYADHQKNVHEAQAKGVF